The Larimichthys crocea isolate SSNF unplaced genomic scaffold, L_crocea_2.0 scaffold77884, whole genome shotgun sequence sequence ACTAACTCCTGAAGATATCTCATCATCTGATGGTGGTGGTTCACGTCTTTTGGATGGTCGTGAAGGCATTTCATTTCTCTCAGTAGGATGAAATGTCTCCTCAGCTGATGTTTCTATGGAAATTAAAAtccaacatcatcatcatcaaaaaaaaaagtttacttaACATGTACTATATAATACTGACAATACATTATTTATCTGTCATTTGTGACACTAAGGGCTTTTAATTCTAATTAGTGCACTATATGCATTAAACCATTAAAgtgttattttctgttgattcCTGAAATTAATGATGGTAGGAACACAACTGAATGTCCAGAGCCAAGTGCCTGGCCTTTAAGGGTTTACTTTACATGAGTAAGCTACACAGTGTTCCCCTTGTCACAACCTCACTTTGAAAGTAAAATGGCCACTGAGTTGAAGTTCTGTGACTTCACCGCTGGTTTATGATAAGGGAGGCAAACTGTAGTTTTTCATCAATAATTTACTGACAATACACACCATCACCACTGGGACAGTTTCCATCTTGGATGCTCGGGTCTTCCTCATCACTGTCCAGGACTTTTTCTGTGGAAATCATACAAAGCACAGCTTGCTAATGTAATCAAACCATCTAGTTAACatagaataataaattaaaaagtaaactgaaataaaataccATCTGGTTCTATCCCAATTTCATCCAGGTTTTTGCCATGAAACTCAGATAATCTTCCTTGCTCGAGTGCCATAAGAACTTTGCTGATCTTGGCCAGTTGCAGGGTCTTCTCAGGGAGTCGATAGAACTCCCGATGGACTCTTATATCATGTCCAAGAAAATTGGCCAGCTGGtccatctctgtgtctgtcatgtTCAGCACAGTTGAAAGGGTAGCAGCATGCTTTCGTAGTTTGGTAGATGTCAGTGCCTTGGGACACTTTGCACCACACACCTTCGCAAAGCCACGGAGGCTGTCTGAACCTCGGAAATGTGTCATAGCTTCAGGTCTTGCAAACATATAGCCATTGTCCTTTAGAACCCCACAGGCCTCTCTCTGCTGAACAAGGAGTTCTAATGCACCCAGCATTTTTGGAGTCAGAAGAATTGGAACAGGGCGACCACGTTTTCCTCTGATGACAATCCTTGAGAAGTGt is a genomic window containing:
- the LOC109140953 gene encoding uncharacterized protein LOC109140953, which codes for MSLSAFSSRDSSDPHEDVDWALSEVEKKLCRHFSRIVIRGKRGRPVPILLTPKMLGALELLVQQREACGVLKDNGYMFARPEAMTHFRGSDSLRGFAKVCGAKCPKALTSTKLRKHAATLSTVLNMTDTEMDQLANFLGHDIRVHREFYRLPEKTLQLAKISKVLMALEQGRLSEFHGKNLDEIGIEPDEKVLDSDEEDPSIQDGNCPSGDETSAEETFHPTERNEMPSRPSKRREPPPSDDEISSG